Proteins co-encoded in one Kribbella solani genomic window:
- the dcd gene encoding dCTP deaminase, which yields MLLSDRDILAELDAKRVQLEPFDAAMVQPSSVDVRLDRFFRVFENHKYPHIDPAEEQPDLTRLVEPDGEEPFILHPGEFVLGSTYELITLPDDVAARLEGKSSLGRLGLLTHSTAGFIDPGFSGHVTLELSNVATLPIKLWPGMKIGQLCFFRLSSPAQHPYGSAKYGSRYQGQRGPTPSRSYRNFHRSDL from the coding sequence GTGCTGCTCTCCGACCGTGACATCCTGGCCGAGCTCGACGCGAAGCGGGTCCAGCTGGAGCCGTTCGATGCTGCGATGGTGCAGCCGTCGAGCGTCGACGTACGGCTGGACCGCTTCTTCCGGGTGTTCGAGAACCACAAGTACCCGCATATCGACCCCGCCGAGGAACAGCCGGATCTGACCCGGCTGGTGGAACCGGACGGCGAGGAGCCGTTCATCCTGCACCCCGGCGAGTTCGTGCTCGGCTCGACGTACGAGCTGATCACCCTGCCCGACGACGTCGCCGCCCGGCTCGAAGGCAAGTCGTCACTCGGCCGGCTGGGCCTGCTGACGCACTCGACCGCCGGCTTCATCGACCCCGGCTTCTCCGGGCACGTGACGCTGGAGCTGTCGAACGTCGCCACCCTGCCGATCAAGCTCTGGCCCGGGATGAAGATCGGCCAGCTGTGCTTCTTCCGGCTGTCCTCGCCGGCCCAGCACCCGTACGGTTCGGCCAAGTACGGCTCCCGGTACCAGGGTCAGCGCGGCCCGACGCCGTCACGCTCGTACCGCAACTTCCACCGCTCCGACCTCTGA
- a CDS encoding DUF4097 family beta strand repeat-containing protein, with the protein MSGFSTQINDNENDRIERVRIEIGSGQIEIVGNPEGTGTAAAIEVDSGPEEDVIVEVVDGELIVEGPRNVRRGPEIQVRIATSEVLAARIKTGSGDIVVDVPLGPARLHTGSGEVRLDRIEGDLGVNTGSGDVRVGHVAGVARVTTGSGSVEVDEAGDALGLSTGSGDVKVGDAAGPTTIKVGSGDITVERIRDHSVATSGSGDVKVELADAPSVQAETARGDVQIGVPDGLPTYLDLKTVTGRIRCDLQPGQQPAEGERALMLRARTVSGDITVVKV; encoded by the coding sequence GTGAGCGGCTTCAGCACTCAGATCAACGACAACGAGAACGACCGGATCGAGCGGGTCCGGATCGAGATCGGCTCCGGCCAGATCGAGATCGTCGGCAACCCCGAAGGCACCGGCACCGCCGCGGCGATCGAGGTCGACAGCGGTCCGGAGGAGGACGTGATCGTCGAGGTCGTCGACGGTGAGCTGATCGTCGAAGGACCGCGGAACGTTCGCCGCGGGCCGGAGATCCAGGTCCGGATCGCCACCTCCGAGGTACTCGCGGCCCGGATCAAGACCGGATCGGGTGACATCGTCGTCGACGTACCGCTGGGTCCGGCCCGGCTGCACACCGGCTCCGGTGAGGTCCGGCTGGACCGGATCGAGGGTGATCTCGGCGTCAACACGGGCAGTGGTGACGTACGCGTCGGGCATGTTGCCGGCGTGGCGCGGGTGACCACCGGCTCCGGTTCGGTCGAGGTCGACGAGGCCGGGGACGCGCTCGGGCTGAGCACCGGCTCCGGTGACGTCAAGGTCGGCGACGCCGCCGGTCCGACCACCATCAAGGTCGGCTCGGGCGACATCACCGTCGAACGTATCCGCGACCACTCGGTTGCCACCTCCGGTTCCGGCGACGTCAAGGTCGAGCTCGCCGACGCACCGAGCGTCCAGGCCGAAACGGCCCGCGGCGACGTCCAGATCGGGGTACCGGACGGTCTCCCGACGTACCTGGACCTGAAGACGGTCACCGGCCGGATCCGGTGCGACCTGCAGCCGGGCCAGCAGCCCGCCGAGGGCGAGCGCGCCCTGATGCTGCGCGCCCGCACCGTCTCCGGCGACATCACCGTCGTCAAGGTCTGA